In Carassius auratus strain Wakin chromosome 12, ASM336829v1, whole genome shotgun sequence, the sequence TCTTTAGAGTGAGAATAAAGTTACAACATGAAATCCAAATGAGGTGGATGGAGAATATTAGAAAAAGATTGACAGAAAGAGTGAGATAAAGAGAGAAGAAGATACTGACGGTATCTCCTCTTTTGAGGCCAGAGCAGGATCTTAGCCCAGGGATGACCTCTCCATTGAGACATGTGGCATTAAATGTCAGACTGAGCTCTTCCGGGACATTCAAGAGCTCCAGCTCAACCTTAGAACGCAGTTTCTgttgcacaaacaaacaaacaaacacaacagcgGACCATAGATCAGTAACTACAGACAATGCGAATAGAGTAAAGCTCCAGGTTTGGCACAAGTTCAGCTCTATCATTAGCATGTGTAGATCACAGAAAATCATTCTATTAAATCATTCTATAGTCCATTGTCCATTTTCAatagagatgaaaataaaaaattagcttAAACTTAAAGAAGTTGTATTGAACAATAGTAAATGTAGAAAGGGACATTACAGCATATGCATCCTGAATCAGCTGGATGACATTATGAGAGTCCTCGGACAGTGTGCCCACCGCAGTGCCAGGGATCAGCTCACTGTAGTTCTACAATGGATAAAGAGAGCAAAAGAAGGATAAATCTTTGAAAGAGATCTTAAAAATCATATTAGGCATTTGCCATACTGATTTACGATAACATTTATTACCCTTCTTACCTTATAGAGTGATTCCACATGGCTTGTCACAGCAAAGATGAGGTTTATATTGTTCTCTGACATTTTCTCTGTGATTAATGCCAGGGATGGgtagtcctgaaaaaaaaaatgaatccattAGTATGGATAAATAAAGGtaatataaacttaatttaagAGTCTTCATATGCTGTACAGAAACAGAACAGGCCTTGTGAAAATGTACTATATTAAAAtcagcatgaaaaaaaatgaatgaaaatgcaaattcacactctgacagcaggtggcacttatggaacagcagcgatACAACATTTCCTTGATtaatgctgtaaacaaagcagcagtgCTCATGAACACTAATATGCAttacttttctaaagacagtcagTTCCTCTTAGAGACACATTCAAATGAACTCCCACTCCCAACTGTATCGTCATCCGTTAAACATCTCAACTAATTTAAATTGTGACATATTTTTATCCATTTTCAACCAGCTCGGAGTGCATCGTAATATCCCTACTAAAAAGTCATTAACAAGATCAGCATAATACCATAGTTGTAGACATATTGTAGACGTTATCTGTGCCAACATAACATTGGCCGTCATTGGGTCGTACAATGCCCGCCAGACGCCCATCGAGTGCCACGTGTGTCTTCGCATCTGTGGTGAAAACCAGTAAGTGGGATGCATCTGGTCTCCAACCAATTTTCTCCTGAGAGAAAGACAAAAGTGTTCAAATCAGAAAACTTGTTTTGGGCCAAAAATAACAAATTCAAATGCTACTTATATTGTAAAGTTctctgcattttaatttttttgctcgTTTAGAAAGTTCAACCTTGCACACAGCTGCCTGTATAATGGCATCAAAGCCTCCTTCTGGCGCGTCCCTGTTCCGGGACACCTTCTGTTTCTTCACTTCCTCTGTAAAGCGGCTGACCTCCTCTGTCAGAGAAAGAACGTGTCTGTAGCCAAACTGAGGTTGGCATTTGTATGGGATCCTATGGAAGATAATGTATTAAGATGTAGAAGGATCAGAAAAGAACAGTAATGATGAGAGAATTCAGTTACAGGATTGGCTATTCACATTTGCTGACACAAATGAGTCTCAACATTCAAGTTTCAAAACAGCTTACAGCATAACACTTATTTCGGTAGTAACTCAGCAAATGGAGACACCTCATCCATAATAGCAGTGTGTCTAAAGATGTAATATCAGATTCTGTCAACCACCCAATTACAAGTTTGAACTAAACACCCATCATCTGTAATGTTTATGATCATTGTGTAAATACATGTCATCACTCACGAGTAACAGGGATTTAACACGGCTTCTTGAGGTGAGATGTACATGTATGGAGACACGGGTTTATCCACGAAAGCCCCAAAGCCCATGCGTAGATTGCTGGTGGTTTTACTCATCTCTTCAGCCAGGCCTCGCCCCAGCCGTCGCAGCTGCGACAGGTCGTCATTCATGGAGTAGGACAAGTCCATCAGATAATACAAGTCCACAGGGTAGTCCTCAACCTGACGGACTTTCAGTGTGAAGACCTGGGAATCATCTGTGGGACGCCAGAGTAACTATTTGGTCTAATGGAGGAACATGTGGTAATTGTCTATAGTTTGATAAACTCACCTGGTCTCAGAGAGATGTGCATGCTCTGAGGTTGGATCTGGGTGACGTCGGTGGTGGATCCCGAGGCCTTGTCACTGAGATCTTTGTTCTCTGTCACATTCATTTTGCTAGTGGGATTCTCCAGAGCTCCTCTTCTGCATCCTGCCTCTATGAGGTTCTTCTTCAGGTCACATCGGGAGGAACCAGGTACATTTTGTCCAAAATCCTGATAAGCATTTGGCAGACAGTTTTACTGTTATAGGGCACTAAATAAAGCTTGCAGCGGCAaacagaatgacaaaaaaaaaaaacactctcctCATCCTCCACTGGTTGAACAAGTAAGGTAGTCCTGACCCCCAAATCTCGCTAATGGttgagtcaatgttttttttttggatcaagaTGTCACTCAGTAAAAACAATTACAGGATTTTTCGTCACAGCTAAGGACAATCCTTATTTTGCTTCCCGAATATCAAAAAGCTATAATACATGACTCACACTTTTATGGGATATAATGTTTCATAATAGCagttaaaagagaaaaacaagactTGCTACATTTTCCTATTTCCACTTAATAAAGATACAATGCTTGTGAGGCTTAAGTACTGGCATtgaaaacatttcaaactgtttCTGTATGAACtgtatgaaaataacaaaaaaaatctctaaatGATTGTTAAAATCACACccattaattttttgtattttaactaTTTATCAACAGTAATTTATTTGGAACTCTTATTTTTCGAAATGTCATAActcatttttttctcttaaatgGTAAAAACTGAATCTCTTCCTTACAATCACCTGCAAGCTCACATTCTGATTTGTCTCCATCCAATCAAAAACCGATGGGCAGATGTAAAAATACAGATGAATAGATCTGTCGCTACTTAAGTTTCACTGTAGCTTAAAATGTCACCTCTACTCTGGTGGATGATGTGGACCATGTGGAGGATTGAAATGgcttaaaattaagttttataataaaacaaaactactcCTTGACCCACACATGAGTCAGTCTAATCTTCACAGAGTCATGATCTGAGcactttaatatttatatttaatatttataatattaatattggaAAATAGGGACTCTCTATAGTCATAATGGTTTTTATGCTGTACAAACCATATTTTCTATCCCCCTACACCAATCCTACCCCTAAACTTCAAAGAAGCCTCAAAGAAAACTTTAACTAAACatcatttagtatttttttaagccttttgaaTTCGGGGACCTAGGAAGATTCTCCATCGAAGAATCTTAATACTGTATTAAAATCCAAAGTAAACATTTTTCAGCAGCGTCATTAAACATTATAGATCACCACACCTCTTGAAAGCACCAGGCACAGGTAGGATGCACCGCCAGGCACTGCTGACATGTGCTGGCTCCTCGAGAAGTACAGATGTTGGAGCCTGGGAGAGAAAGAAAAACGCAAATGTTCGATCCCAAGTTGCAATTATTTTGTAGCCCGCAGGTTTATAAAGACAAAAGCCTGTCTAATCATTAACATATGATCAGATTTATTAACTCCATTCGTGAGGGATTTAAACAATCAGTGTGTATCAGCATTGTTCAGATGTTTTGCATTAGacaaataatttcacaaacacaAAAGTTCATAAAGTTCACATTCACATATCAGGCTTGATCTGTCAGATAGCTACTTAAAGCATAAGCCAGGTGCATACTGATCAAAAGTGTTTTATAGTGGGAAAAATGTGGGTCCATGTAATGAATCTAGCCAATAATGTTGCTATTTAAGGGAAAGATAGACAGGTAATTCAAAAGTGTGTTCAGACGAAATTAAGTTAGAAgcaaattatttgaaaaacagaatTAAGTCAAACATCTTCATCCGCTGTCTTGAACCACTTGAGTCCagacataaaatatgaaaacgtattcaaaaaagacaaaaagtaaCAGGACACAAGCTATAAAACAAGTTTAGAGAAACTGAAAAGAAGGGACGTACCTAGCCCAGCATCAGTTAGGAATACAATTACACAATAAATCCATAAACTGAAGAGTTTAGGTGAAGTTTTCTCCATCTCGGTTAACTTGTCAGTCAGTTGATACAGGCGTTTATCGCTCCTGTCTACTAGTACACCGGCGGTTTGTGCGGTCTGtgccctcctcctcttcctcctcctcctcctcttcctttaCGCCCCACCACAGACATCGGACCAACACCAAATATAGAGTAAATAGTTGCAAACTTGGGTTTATTTCCGAGAGAGGAGGCAAAGGAGGGGCCGACTCGCGAATATTTATCGCTGGTCTTAACCGtaaattcctttaaaatatcacagtaattaaaacaaagtgACACAGTTAACATCACTGACGCAAGAAAAAATGATTGGACAAACTGACGAGCATATGAGAAATGGCACAGCCTGTATCAAAGTGGAcatgatcagttttttttaaaacaggcaATTAGAGATTTCAGTAACACGGTAAtcgattaaatatatatattaaaaaaacacagattagctacctacaaaaaacattttcaccaGGTATGTTGGATTTTAATCATGGTAGCCAAACTGCTAATTGAACAATGATGCAATTAAAAGCTTATAAAGCCACGGAGgtttttatataattgttaaaCACGGTTTTGATGGATTATGACCATGATCATATTATGAGCTAAACGAATTATGCCATACAAAAGTTAGTCTTGTCATTAagtagaggtaaaaaaaaaatcgaatttagagagattttcattatttttaatttaatttgcctACTTTGTCAAATTCTAATTCATAACCCTACCTACACCTCAAACGTAAATTAATTTTCATACTGACCACTATTCACAGGAAAACGTGTTATCTGTGTTAAACTTTCTTTCAAATCTACAGTTCCTGTTGCAAGTACACCTAACAACAGAAACAAAAGGATAGACAAAATAACAGTCTCCCACCCATCGAAATTATCTAGAATTTACCCAGATTACATGGGTACTTTTCTCCCTCTAGTGgctaaatattgaatattttacatagacaacattttttttttaatgtcaagcAATCtactcaaaatatatttaaagtattaaaatagaaaatatttttttattatttaaaattgtaatgtgCCTAAtagtcttgatgagcataagagaattgaccaaaaaaattgttctgatctcaaacgtttgaatggaaatatatatattagtcacaTATCacaaaatttattcatttacaggtTCTATCACATTACTTTTTTCTGTTGTTATTCTTTGCACTGCAGTTGTGTGTAtattaaaacacacatttaacaCAATTCACAGTTCCAGTAATGGTTATAAAATTCATCTGAATCTGAGTCTATTCAATACATTTCCCGTTTCTCCCAGATTTTATTACATATCATGTTGAATGCACTTTCTACTTTTTCTGAACATAAAACATACACTATATATTCCAGCTGAAATGTCATGCATACATATCAGATGACCATtttgttaaagaaatagttcacccaaaaatgaaaatttgctggaaATGTACTTACTTTCAGGTCATccaatatgtaaatatgtatgtaaGTTTGTtgcttcatcagaacagatctgaAGAAACTTAGCATTACATAATTTGCTTAACAATGGGTCCtctttagtgaatgggtgccgtcagaatgagaatcagaacagatgataattataatattattatattctgaTAAGTAATCTAAACAactcaaataaacaaattaaccaCTGAGATGTTATTTAATTTCAATCCATCCCAATATCTATCCGTAATATTGCTTTCTgcagggaaaaaaaatcattgtctgaaagttctacatttttaatgtaataggACAacaggaaataatttttttaagtttaaagttaaaatgtttatttgattaactGGAGTCGTattctggattattgtgatgtttctatcagttgtttagactctcattctgatggcacccattcactgcagtgaatACTTTGATGGGCAAGTAATGTATTcataaatttctctaaatctgttaccgatgaagaaacaaacttgcatacatcttggatagcctgaggatgcatatattttcagcatatttatttttgagtgaactgtttctttaagaacATCTAAAATGTTTAATGGCGAATGAATACTAGCATACTAGCATTGCCTAATAGCATTAGGCAATAACCaagacttgtcacagcactttctattattgctcttttgttagttttgattgcttccattgtcttcatttgtaatagctttggataaaagcatctgctcaatcactaaatgttcatttaatgAATATTATAGCTAAAGATTATTTCATAGTGctgtaaataaaagataaaataaaagcaaaatatcaAAACAACTACAAATCTGAATAAATGCCAAAGATAAATGACCAAATGACACTGAGAATATCTAAATACTAAATGAAAGCATAGCTGATTACAACAAATTATTTTCATACAAACATCTTTGGTCGAGCAACATTATTTCTAGTTTCACATGAGCAAGTCCCCATTATTATTTAGCTGATGAATCCCACAGGAATAAACAGTTtcctaaacatttatttataatgccTAATGAgcattttaatttgcaatatgtTCTAGTGTTATCTGACTCCCAAATTATCTCCTCTAACAGCTCCCTTCACATTTTGAGGGCATTCATAGATAAAGCTAGTGGGGCTGCTGGGGTATTTATTTTTAGAGGGTCTATCAGCATCCTTTGGATGTGGCAGTGGATTGACAGGACAAGTGTGGCCAGCTGGACGAAGGAAGGAGGTCCTGGATCTAGACGGCGCACCCCCACCCGCCAACCCAGCATTCCAATGAATAGAGAGATAGAGGCGTTCTCGCTTCCTCCCGCCCCCTTTTGCGCTCCCCACACCACATGCTCATGGCCCATGGGGTGTGTGTCTGCGCCCACCTCTCAGAACTGACTGCAGGCAGACTGGGCCACGGAGGAGGACTGAACATCCAGGGATGGGACAATACTATTGAAAGAATCTAAGAACCAAGAAACATTAACGAGAGACACAGaaaccaccaaaaaaaaatgGTCGCAGAAGAGGTAGTGGTGACCCTGTCAGGAGGTGCACCGTGGGGTTTCCGATTACAAGGAGGAGCTGAGCACCAGAAACCCCTCCAAGTGGCAAAGGTAAGGGGACAGTTAGATGGTGAATCATGGGtctctttattttaatgaattaaatttcCAAATTAAATTTTTCCGACTTGAGCAATATGAGTACATATTTTACATGATgtgattttatgattttacaaacaaataatataaatgtatatgtaaatatattctaaTGTAGTTTATATAATTTACTTACTAAAATCACATCGTCTAATATGAACAATTACTTTCGATTTTAAATTTCACTTATAAATAGTTTacgtaaaatatacattttctttacttttatattattatttaattaatatattaattaaatttgtcattgtctattgcatttaatgtggGCCTGGTCTGACCTAGCTGAGCAGATATGTTTGTTGAACACGTGTCAGTGAGGAATGTAACAGTTGATAAGCCATCAAGAGTATAGTGTTATTGAGGA encodes:
- the LOC113111535 gene encoding integrin beta-3-like; protein product: MEKTSPKLFSLWIYCVIVFLTDAGLGSNICTSRGASTCQQCLAVHPTCAWCFQEDFGQNVPGSSRCDLKKNLIEAGCRRGALENPTSKMNVTENKDLSDKASGSTTDVTQIQPQSMHISLRPDDSQVFTLKVRQVEDYPVDLYYLMDLSYSMNDDLSQLRRLGRGLAEEMSKTTSNLRMGFGAFVDKPVSPYMYISPQEAVLNPCYSIPYKCQPQFGYRHVLSLTEEVSRFTEEVKKQKVSRNRDAPEGGFDAIIQAAVCKEKIGWRPDASHLLVFTTDAKTHVALDGRLAGIVRPNDGQCYVGTDNVYNMSTTMDYPSLALITEKMSENNINLIFAVTSHVESLYKNYSELIPGTAVGTLSEDSHNVIQLIQDAYAKLRSKVELELLNVPEELSLTFNATCLNGEVIPGLRSCSGLKRGDTVSFSVEARARGCPKKKRKTFTIKPVGFKDTLQITVNFECECKCQAKAEPDSPICNHGNGTYECGICLCNPGRLGPRCECAEGDYSPTEQDACTGPDRVVCSGRGDCVCGQCVCHNNDFGKVWGKRCECDDFSCLRYKGELCSGHGTCSCGFCQCDPDWKGENCNCSTRTDTCMSSLGLLCSGRGQCVCGSCECTQPGAYGSTCDKCPTCPDACTLKKECVECKHFKRGKLFDDDTCSRICRDEIKLVDDLVFHDKNAVNCTYKDEDDCVQRFQYYEDNSGKSILFLVKEPDCPKGPDILVVLLSVAGAILFLGLAALLIWKLLITIHDRREFAKFEEERARAKWETGHNPLYKGATSTFTNITYRGKD